In Porites lutea chromosome 1, jaPorLute2.1, whole genome shotgun sequence, a single genomic region encodes these proteins:
- the LOC140927570 gene encoding uncharacterized protein — MDFQQVDCVSAEGASEASEREWRTSHFTPCVGLSISQLISVNCALVNYVLFCFKLLEQALVIEEQLRRADTMKLRQDANHPAMALNARFAELECLAESHQHLSKESLAGNKPANAVLHKVLNQLEELLSDMKSDVNRLPSTLVRMPPVTARLNMSERGILSRLTKRGEGPPPNVTIPGNTIQPPPVPGMGSVAIQPKVQLLVLGGGTIMPSVQIRAGPLHYTTSSVYRASPVTGSNATITVQPPPPTTLLLSASTATSSQAKPGLVQNIPKPGSPMISHHVNSPTPTQYVTTLLTKPAVTAASAVPQTASAPASSGAVLTPVINSVYSLSTGQTGTESPRSGTPPVIQGGIGKMLSKSATALVENQITSIIRSKASAMDLIRPDTSSGPSSPSET; from the exons ATGGACTTCCAGCAAGTCGACTGCGTGAGTGCCGAAGGCGCGAGCGAAGCAAGCGAACGAGAGTGGCGAACTAGCCAC TTCACACCTTGTGTTGGTTTGAGCATTTCGCAGTTGATTTCCGTGAATTGCGCCCTTGTGAATTATgtgctgttttgttttaagtTATTAGAACAAGCGCTTGTAATAGAAGAACAGCTGAGACGAGCCGATACCATGAAACTCAGGCAAGATGCGAACCACCCTGCCATGGCTTTAAATGCAAG ATTTGCGGAACTGGAGTGTTTAGCGGAAAGTCACCAGCATTTGTCCAAGGAGTCGTTAGCAGGAAACAAACCTGCCAATGCTGTACTTCATAAAG TACTTAATCAGCTGGAGGAGTTGCTATCAGACATGAAGTCGGACGTCAATCGTCTTCCTTCGACACTAGTCCGAATGCCTCCCGTCACTGCTCGGCTTAACATGTCGGAGAGAGGAATCCTTAGCCGTCTAACGAAACGTGGTGAGGGACCACCACCCAATGTCACCATACCTGGAAACACCATCCAGCCCCCTCCCGTTCCAGGAATGGGTTCAGTTGCTATCCAGCCAAAGGTTCAACTCTTGGTGTTGGGCGGTGGCACTATCATGCCCTCTGTACAAATCAGAGCAGGGCCCCTGCACTACACTACAAGCTCTGTGTACCGCGCTTCACCCGTGACAGGCAGCAATGCAACCATCACAGTCCAGCCTCCTCCACCAACTACTCTATTGCTTTCGGCCTCCACTGCTACATCAAGTCAGGCCAAGCCCGGGCTCGTGCAGAATATACCTAAACCAGGCTCTCCGATGATCAGTCATCACGTAAACTCACCTACCCCCACACAGTACGTCACTACTCTTCTTACCAAGCCCGCTGTGACTGCGGCATCCGCTGTACCACAAACAGCGTCGGCTCCTGCCAGCTCTGGAGCCGTTCTTACTCCGGTCATCAATAGCGTTTACAGTTTGAGCACTGGCCAAACCGGAACCGAGTCTCCCCGAAGCGGTACACCCCCCGTTATCCAAGGCGGAATTGGTAAAATGCTGAGCAAGTCTGCCACAGCTCTGGTGGAAAATCAGATCACTTCCATAATACGTAGCAAGGCTTCAGCAATGGATCTTATAAGGCCAGATACCTCGTCTGGCCCCAGTTCCCCCTCAGAAACGTAA
- the LOC140927562 gene encoding uncharacterized protein — protein MILHSSLLNYRLLNNNHLQSISDEAFEAQRQLGILMLSDNPIKTIGHRAFSIPDKPNEKVLIFMIRTHLKEVSLRVLSFHDFHNLTSVITMNDGKIGTMKVLDSLQRERCTFHLGLVQDSSSYLDIEDYNVRKSFKRVGFANTTLGGHKLLPCSLGTFVNASRLECVECPAGGFYSDTIAFVNDNCLRCPNGTFVPYSKAPGKSARECIACPQGTDTSTFAGFRACSCLKGFHRTHLFEGCTQCDEEGLQCVDDHVKLKKGYWWKWENQTHKQFYESFARNLLDSRNSSSTNASLIEFPYTVPKPHKCPQQEACYGGFNSSCADGYQGPLCEICSDGYYKQFQTCKKCPTKKWMIGQLSIVVAVILVIILVILWSSKRKQKKEKKGRSTVDMILGTLKIVIGFYQVTDGLLKTFSYVKWPDSLSAIGKYSEMVQLNVFQIAPLHCIFPELKVNAFKSLFAILAMNGTAIIVAILVYCLRKLLLERSASSKEEKLKKSSQTKELILRNLFFFLFVTYLSTCSKTASVLPPTCRLLCPDKTKTHCQKFLKTDYSIDCESTIYSRSVIVAYIAVAYILLLPTASLIALWKTRLTVKSQNEMEDEHPNPDMEVKRGEVTTGLRFLFENYHPRSWYWELVDTVRKVVLTSGLILVGGESRAYVGLACVMSGLYGMFFAYVSPIVDPFENRLMLISLAVTFVNLGIGAVSKINSENTPASIDPYVDNIMFKVLVFGANSLVIGLLVVQYIVYTCRFIKEWLKDPKWSFSCCLALLLPLNDLQGEVRGFAGRNVFKNQLQTGKVNMPSISSSFKDSGAVNFSLEEDQPDLTGERNSDHEQTPGNKCDKQTQTRESGKESIFTKISVHEVPKMTYDTSF, from the exons ATGATATTGCATTCTTCTTTGCTGAATTATAGATTGCTCAATAACAATCACCTTCAGTCAATCAGTGACGAAGCTTTCGAAGCCCAGAGACAGCTTGGCATATT AATGCTTTCAGATAATCCTATCAAGACTATTGGGCATCGGGCTTTCAGTATCCCAGATAAACCAAATGAGAAGGTCTTAAT CTTCATGATTCGCACTCACTTAAAAGAAGTGAGCCTCCGAGTCTTGTCTTTTCACGATTTTCATAACCTAACTTCCGTCAT AACCATGAATGATGGTAAAATTGGTACCATGAAAGTTTTGGATTCACTTCAACGAGAGCGCTGCACTTTTCATCT CGGCTTGGTTCAAGATAGCTCTAGTTACCTTGACATTGAGGATTACAATGTACGCAAGTCATTTAAGCGAGTGGGTTTTGCGAATACAACTCTTGGTGGCCACAAGTTACTACCATGTTCACTTGGTACTTTTGTAAATGCAAGTCGTCTTGAATGCGTCGAATGTCCTGCag GAGGCTTCTATTCGGATACCATAGCGTTTGTCAATGACAACTGCCTCAGATGTCCAAATGGAACTTTTGTCCCGTACAGTAAGGCGCCTGGCAAAAGCGCCCGTGAGTGCATTGCTTGTCCACAAG GCACAGATACTTCCACATTTGCTGGGTTTAGAGCTTGCAGCTGTTTGAAAGGATTTCATCGTACCCATCTTTTTGAAGGCTGCACACAATGCGATGAAGAAGGATTACAATGTGTGGATGACCATGTTAAGCTGAAGAAGGGTTACTGGTGGAAATGGGAGAATCAGACCCACAAACAATTTTATGAATCATTTGCACGTAATCTCTTGGATTCAAGGAACTCTTCCTCAACTAATGCTTCCCTCATCGAGTTCCCATACACTGTTCCTAAGCCGCACAAATGTCCACAACAAGAGGCTTGCTATGGCGGTTTCAATTCTTCTTGCGCTGACGGCTATCAAGGACCGCTGTGTGAAATTTGTAGTGATGGCTACTATAAACAGTTTCAAACTTGCAAAAAGTGTCCAACGAAGAAATGGATGATCGGACAACTGTCGATCGTGGTGGCAGTTATCCTGGTCATTATTTTAGTCATACTGTGGTCAAGTAAAAGGAAgcaaaagaaggagaaaaaaggaagatcCACAGTGGATATGATACTTGGAACGCTGAAAATTGTCATTGGCTTTTACCAAGTCACTGATGGACtgttaaagacattttcgtaCGTCAAATGGCCAGATTCTCTTTCTGCCATTGGAAAATATTCGGAGATGGTACAACTTAATGTATTTCAGATTGCCCCTCTTCATTGCATCTTCCCTGAATTAAAGGTCAATGCTTTTAAGAGCTTGTTTGCAATCCTTGCAATGAATGGCACAGCCATCATTGTTGCGATTCTCGTTTATTGTTTACGAAAGCTTCTACTCGAACGGAGTGCttcctccaaagaagaaaagttaaagaaatcttCTCAAACGAAAGAGCTGATCTTGAGAAACctgtttttcttcctcttcgTGACATATCTCAGTACCTGCTCCAAAACAGCTAGTGTGCTGCCCCCAACTTGCCGTCTGCTTTGTCCGGACAAAACGAAAACCCACTGCCAAAAGTTTCTTAAGACTGACTACAGTATCGACTGTGAGAGTACAATCTACAGTCGATCAGTCATCGTTGCCTACATTGCAGTCGCTTACATACTACTTCTTCCCACAGCATCACTTATAGCTCTCTGGAAAACGCGATTGACCGTTAAAAGTCAGAATGAAATGGAAGACGAGCATCCAAATCCTGATATGGAAGTGAAAAGGGGCGAAGTCACCACAGGCTTGCGATTCCTTTTCGAAAACTACCATCCGCGCTCGTGGTACTGGGAGCTGGTCGACACAGTACGGAAGGTGGTCCTCACGTCAGGTCTCATCCTGGTTGGTGGTGAAAGCAGGGCATATGTCGGACTGGCGTGCGTCATGTCAGGACTCTATGGAATGTTTTTTGCCTATGTCAGCCCCATTGTGGACCCATTCGAGAACAGACTAATGTTGATATCTCTTGCTGTGACCTTTGTAAACTTGGGAATAGGAGCTGTGAGTAAAATTAACAGCGAGAACACTCCTGCCTCAATCGATCCGTATGTGGATAACATCATGTTCAAGGTACTGGTGTTTGGAGCAAATTCTTTGGTAATCGGTCTTCTCGTAG TTCAGTATATTGTATACACCTGTCGCTTCATAAAAGAATGGCTCAAAGATCCCAAGTGGTCTTTCTCTTGCTGTCTGGCCTTGCTGCTGCCTCTGAATGACCTGCAAGGAGAAGTTCGTGGATTTGCTGGAAGGAATGTTTTTAAGAACCAACTGCAAACAGGAAAAGTGAACATGCCGTCAATTTCATCCTCTTTCAAAGATAGTGGTGCTGTTAACTTTAGTTTGGAAGAAGATCAACCCGATCTGACAGGTGAAAGGAATTCTGATCATGAGCAAACACCTGGAAACAAGTGCGACAAACAAACCCAGACTCGAGAAAGCGGGAAAGAATCCATCTTTACCAAAATTTCAGTTCATGAAGTTCCAAAAATGACATACGATACGTCTTTTTAA